The genomic DNA CGTCACGGTCACCGAGGACTCGAGAGGCAGGAAGATCCCGGTGATCTCGACCGGGCTCACGCCCCCGGTCTCCGCCCTTCGCTGGTTGATGATGTCCCGGTAGTAGCCCGCCATGCGGACGCAGGCGTCGCCGCCGCCCAGCCCCCCCACCATCTCGTACTTGCCGTCGATCTTGACCGTGGGATACCCGCCCACCCCGTACCAGCTCTCTCTCTGCGATGTGGCCGGGATCGTAAACGGATCGCTCCCCGAGCAGTGGTTCTCGAAGTGGACCATCGCGTCGTAGCCGAACTCATTCTGAACCGTGGCCAGCCCGCACCGGGCTGAAGGGCAGTAGGTTCACCAAGTCGCGCCGAACTCTTCGACGACGACGACCCTCGGCACGCTCGCCGAGGCCCCCGGCGCAAGCAGCAGCCCCAGGAACAGGAGCCCAAGAGCAATGAGACCCGTCTTGCCAGGCATGACCCCTCCCAATTGGTTGTCGTGAGTTCCAGCGCGGCCGCACCTCATGGGTCCCCCCATGATCGGTTCCTTCAATTATAGCGGACCGGCCTTCTCTTCCAAAGCCTGCTCTCGCCTCGTATACCCCTTGTCCCGCAGTCGGTTGCCCCGGCGCCTTGTCCGCCTCGATCGGACGCTGCTAGACTCGGTGAGCCGATCGTCGAAGCGATCGCCGCGTAATGGGATGGAATCAAACGAGCATCGACCCAACGGCCGCCACGAGCGCTCCTCGCCGCCCCCGGGAGGGGCGGATCGACGATTCATCGATCTGGCGATTCTCGCGGCCCTCGCCGTCCTCCCCTTCCTGAACGCGCTGCGCGGCGCGTTCGTCTTCGACGACGTCTGGCTCGTGATCAAGCATCCTGCGGTGCACGGACCCTTCGATCTGGGCTCGGCTCTCACCTCGCACTACTGGGGCCTGGTCAAGCGAGCGCTTCTCTGGCGGCCGATCACGACCCTGAGCTTCGCCGTCGACGCGAGGATCGCCGAGTCGCCCGCATGGTGGTTCCACCTCGTCAATGTCCTTCTCCACGCGGGCGTCACGATCCTGTGGGCTTTCCTGGTGCGCAGGCTCACAAAGAGGGACGGTCTGGCCTTCATCGCCGCCGCTCTCTTCGCCGTCCATCCGATTCACACGGAGGCCGTCACCTGGATCTCGGGACGCGCCGAGATTCTCGCCGCACTCTTCACTCTGGCGGCGATCCATCTCTCCCTGGCCCAGCGGCGCGCTCTCCGCTACCTGACGCCGGTGGCCGCCTTCCTGGCCGTCGCCTCCAAAGAGAGCGCCATCGTGCTTCCGCTGGCTCTCATCTATCTCGGCTGGGCCTTCCGTGGAGACAAGCGCCTCTTCCCCGCGCGCATCGTGCGGATGGGCATCGTCTGCCTGATCCCCGCCGCTCTCTACGTCGTTCTGCGCGCGTCGGTCCTCGGAACCTGGTCCGGCCCCGCGACCGGCTCGATGGACAATCCGATGGCGGGCGCCGGCTTCTTCCCGAGGCTTCCGACCGTCCTCGACGCGGCGGGACGGTACATCCTCTTGCTCCTGTGGCCGGCGCGCCTCTCGCTCGACTACTCGGCTCCCGTTCTCGGCATGGTGAGGGCGATCACCCCGCAGCTCGTCATCGGCCTGGCGTCGGGAGCGGGGCTGATCTACGTCGCCGCGCGGGCGCGCGCGCGCCCCGCGGGGTGGGGAGCGGGGCTCGCCCTTCTGAGCTTCGCCCTGGGATCGAACTTCGCCTATGTCATCGGGACGATCTTCGCGGAGCGATTGCTCTATCTTCCCTCGGCGGGGCTGCTGCTGATCCTCGCTGCCGGGGCGCTCGCCCTGGCGGACCGGTTGCCGGCGCTCCGATCAGTCCTCCAGGGACTCCTGATCGTCGTCCTGGCGGCGGGCGCCGTCCGGACTTGGATCCGCAACGAGGACTATCGCTCCGAGGCGATCCTCTACAGGGCCGAGGCGCGGACTCACCCGAACAGTCCCAAGATGCGCTATAACGTCGCGCTGCAGGCCAAGCTCGAGGGGAACTACGAGGAGGCGGTGCGCGAGGCGCAGGAGGCGATGCGTCTGAGCCCCGTCTATCCGGATCCGAGACCGGTGCTGGCGACGTCCCTCGACAAGCTCGGCCGCACGAAAGAAGCGATCAACTTCCTCGAGTACGTCGTCGCGACGGACAGGACCGACTACA from Candidatus Eisenbacteria bacterium includes the following:
- a CDS encoding tetratricopeptide repeat protein; the protein is MGPPMIGSFNYSGPAFSSKACSRLVYPLSRSRLPRRLVRLDRTLLDSVSRSSKRSPRNGMESNEHRPNGRHERSSPPPGGADRRFIDLAILAALAVLPFLNALRGAFVFDDVWLVIKHPAVHGPFDLGSALTSHYWGLVKRALLWRPITTLSFAVDARIAESPAWWFHLVNVLLHAGVTILWAFLVRRLTKRDGLAFIAAALFAVHPIHTEAVTWISGRAEILAALFTLAAIHLSLAQRRALRYLTPVAAFLAVASKESAIVLPLALIYLGWAFRGDKRLFPARIVRMGIVCLIPAALYVVLRASVLGTWSGPATGSMDNPMAGAGFFPRLPTVLDAAGRYILLLLWPARLSLDYSAPVLGMVRAITPQLVIGLASGAGLIYVAARARARPAGWGAGLALLSFALGSNFAYVIGTIFAERLLYLPSAGLLLILAAGALALADRLPALRSVLQGLLIVVLAAGAVRTWIRNEDYRSEAILYRAEARTHPNSPKMRYNVALQAKLEGNYEEAVREAQEAMRLSPVYPDPRPVLATSLDKLGRTKEAINFLEYVVATDRTDYKSRTVLARLLDESGRGDRADSLIAVAVRETPDQVETISMAARRAQNKGEFASAARLWRQAIEKGSEDAEVPLFLGYSLLASGDMRGARDVYREALRRTPGLPDAANGLAWTLLETGGSTEEAVRLAASAVRKAPLAPFYDTLARAHLEAGNCNEALTAALTSIGIDSTNASYQRRLQEVQARCK